The Struthio camelus isolate bStrCam1 chromosome 21, bStrCam1.hap1, whole genome shotgun sequence genome includes the window GGGCTGCCTGGTGTCTTCCGGCTGGGAGATCCTTGTTGGCCTGCAAGGAGAAAGAAGATCAGAGAGAGACGCAACATGTCTGCGTAACATCGCAAGCCTTCAACAAAATACTCTCGCATCTGCTTTGGTGGAAAGCCACTGCCACAGCTAACGGACTATCACAGTCCTGCTACCTTCCCTGGGAAGAGGGACACAACCAAAAGTTAACTAGCATTACATTTCTCCAAAAGGTTTTGGAAATCTTATTCTTGAGCAGCCAAGACCCACGCTGCATCTAAAAGAGAGAGCACGGTGCCTCCGAACAATCAGCATTCGTTTAAAAGTGATCATGTTTCACTGTCCCATCCACAGGCAGTAGCTCCCTTAAGTTAAAACCTCTGCAAAGAGGTGGATACGTCGTGCCAGAACAACTCAGTTGCCTGTACTCCTCTCTGCATCCCCAGCCCACTCTTCCAAAGCTAACCTATAAAGCACTAAAGGTTGTTGCAGGCCATTTATCAAGCACAAGCGCTTCCTCTAACTGCCATGTGTTTGAGCTTTACGATGCCCTGCTTGCAACCAAAGCGCCCTTTTCTCCTCTATCTGCCTCATCTTACGCTTCAAGGAACGCAACCTCTCTTTCTGGTACAAAGGGGCTCACAAGGACTACGCGCAACGATGCCACCATACTGCTGCTGCTCACCTATCCAGAATTGGTTTCTCCTGCTCCTCTTCAGGGCTCGCGCTGCCCAATATTCGTTTTCTGGCTTCTGCGTACTCCGCCTCCCTTTGCGCCAAGGACTTCACAGGGAACGCTGGTCTGGTAGCGGAGTTGGGATTACTAAGCACGCCGTTCGTTGTAGGCCTCTTTAAGATCCTGATCTGCGGGGGAGGACCTGAAGGAAGGCTGTCGTCCTGAATCACAATCGGCACTTTAGGAGGAGATTTTGATTTTCtactgtttaaaaggaaaaacatttgatCAGTATTTGTCTCCTACTGCAAGCGTGTTTTTAGCTCTGCATGCGAATGCGTCCCAGTCAGATGTCATTCCCATGACTAACAGGCAGCCTGTAATAATTAAAGACCTTGTTACATTTGTAACCCTAATCTACAGCGACAGGCAGGTTTGTAAGAAATTAGCTCAGTAAGGGACAAAAAAAAACCAGTCTCTGCCGCGTTGGACGTCTTTAAACTCGAGCGAAGGAAGGGAAAGCAAACCCTGAGCAGAGAAGCTCACTTTTAAACGGGCGGATAGAGTCTGAAGTTTTGCTGCTAGTACCTGTTTTAAGAATTAACTCCAGATTTTAGTATCTGGATAACCAATTTAGCCGTCTTTGGGGCAGGAACGGGATGCTTTTTAAGGTACCTTAAGCATCAAAGATTTTCACGGAAAACCTTAAACACCTATATTCAAAGACATTGGTGTAAGCATCTTGCTTCCACTCCCTGCGTTCTTTAGAGCTCCTCTCGCCAGAATTCCTGGCCTTTGACTTCAACCCTGCAATTTCACTTCTCGGAGCCAGCCTTAGGCCTCAGTGTCACCATCCAAATTTTTATAGTCCCTTCTCTGTGTAGAAGTCCCAGCGAAATAATACCATGACTCTGATCTTTTAGTGGCCTACTAAGAATCAAAGGGGAGGGGAGTGGGGAAAAGACTTGTCAGAAGTGCATAGAAACAATTGTGCTAGAGGATAAgacaataacacacacacacacccccgccCCAATCCAAGGTAAGCAGGAAAGGAAATCTTACTGATGCAAGGCACAGCAAGCCAATTTAGGGCTATGAGTTGGGATTACCTGACTCACCCATTTCTTCCTTTGAGTGTCTTTTTCTTAAAAGGCTTCCCCATAGCTGTAGCTACATCCAGTCTTGAAGACCCGGCTCTGAAATAAAATCACTCTCAAGAATCTTTCCGCTACTCTGCTATGGATCGAAAGGGCCACCTAGTGGCATGATTAGAGAGATTCCCTATTTCTTAGCTCAAACCCAATGTTACCTGCTCAGTTTGACATTTCCCACTGCACCCACTCCCCAGGCCTTCAAGATGTCCAACTGCACCTCAGGAAAATACGGTTTTTCAGATTGCACAGTACCATTACCTTTCCTTCTGTGTgatcttcagcttcttttccaaCCGTCTGTCTATTTCCtacaagggaaggagaaggaaaaaaaaaaagtgaaggcttGTGTTGGAGATTAGCATTCGAGTCTGCTTGCAGACatctttaattttacattttaatcttCCATACAGCAATGCTCTACTATAAAGGGCAGAGAGAGCTTGTCTCATTCCGAGGGTGACTGGCAAATCAAGAGGCAGAGAAAAGTAAACCACCACAAATATTTTACTGTATGCATTAATACACATACAGCAATACTAGGCTGCAGATTTTGCGCATCGTAGTGAAGAGGCAGCTGTAAGAAGCTCATCTCCCCTGAAGAGCAGCTTTAATTCTCAGGACTTCACCTGGCAAGAAAGCTCTATTAAGGGTAAAGAGAACAGCCAAAGGAATACTCAGTAGTTCACATTAGCAGAACAAGGTACTCCCAGATCGTGTGGGAACCGACGCCACACCTCTGCGGTCAAATCCTTTTAAAGCAGCAGCACACAGCCAGGGTGACCCACATCAGACTATACACTTCGTTTCAGCCCCAGAGCCAGCAGCCATGAGCCTCAGCCATGCTGAGGACTAGCCAGCAGGTCTACATTCCTGCTGCTTGCTGCAATAACCCTCCTTCACAAAAAAGTCCCTGCCCTGCCTGACACGCACCCAAAGACTTGTCAAGTAGAGCCTTATTATCCAAccatgttttttttccatgtacttCTCTTCCTAATAGAGCTGCCAAAGCAGCAGCTACTCAAGACGACAGATGAATTCTTCCTGAGCGCCAACAGAACGCACCTTTAAGCGTGTCAGCTTCTGACTAAGGCTCACACCTTTCTTAGCAAAGGTGTTTATATCTTGCAATCAGAACAACTACACAGAAAAATCCTTGCTAAACAGAAACATAAAGCCAGCTTTCAGTCACTCAAGTCTATCTTTGGTAACCTTCCCTAAAAGGCCACACCTCACTGATATCGCTAGATTCCCATGACTGCCCACGCTATTACAAGAGCAATACCTTTTATTTAATCatcaatgagaagaaaaaaagtaagcgGGAGTGTCCTAGTTACGCCAGCTGATAGCTGGCAATACTCAAGGAAATTCCAGCTTTCTGCCAGAATGCAGTTGCTCTGTTTTTCAGGTCAGTTTGCTTAACTACAGTGAAAGCTTGCTGGCAACAGAGCCTGCCCTGCTGTCAAATACTGCAGGCAGGCATAACCTGGTAAGAAACTGTGCTGCCCAACATCCTCACCCTGTAGTTTGTTTGCACAGTATTTCCCTGACGCACCAGTTAAGCGCAGAACGAATGCAAGTCACTACAAGATGCCAAACCGTGGTGTTTACTCTTGGTCATATCGCTCTACAGCCCATAGTGTCCTCTATCTGCAAAGAGATAGTTACAAGCAATTTTGGAAAGGTATCACGGGGTGGGAggttgggtgttttttgttttttttttttttttaaaaaacagaaatctgtaCTCAGAGGCCACAGTTGTTTCATAAGAAGAAAACCAGCCAGAGGCTTAACATGTCATTGAACTGAAGACCAAATCATAGTTAAATCCTCCTGTCAAGGGTAAACGCACCTGCAGTTCCCTTCCTCTCCAAGAGGACTTTTGAACttgtgagaaaaacaaaacaaaaccaaaaaacaaacaaacaacaacaaaacccacacatCCAAATGCTGTTCGGGAGATGGAAAGCCCACGCATCAACTGCCTCCTGCTCCTGGCCACAAAGGCAGAGGAGTGGCTGGGAATGGGAAGGAGAGAAACGGATATCCTGGCCAAGGATGGAAGCACTTTGGACTGGCTAGCGGCAAACAATGAAAGTCAAATTAAGGCAATGGAGTTAGTTCATCTCTCTGCACTAGGCCAGAAGAGGTCATATCCTGCTATGGAGAAGTCTTTAAAACGCTTTTTCAAACTCAAAATGGTTAACTACATATCCCCAGGGCCTCGTGGaagcgggtgactggaaggaagCTTCCTTAAATAGGGGAAGAAGTGCATTCAAAGACATCTCCGTTTATTTTTCAACGCTGCGCAGCGACGGTAAAGCCAGAACCACAATGCCAATCCTCGGCCACATTTAAAAGTCAACCTGCGGCAGATGGGCTCCTCCTGACGCTCGACAGCCCACCGCAAGGACAGCCAGCAATCACCCCAGGGCCCAAGAACACAACAAGCTACAGAAAAGCCACATGGAAATCAAAGCGGAGGCAGAGCTCACAGAAAAAGCTTACTTTTACCAGTATGTGAAACTTCGGAGCAATTCAAGACTGACAACATCATTCAGTTTCTTACCCGGCAACAGCATTATCTGGCTGAGCCTCTCTGAAGGGATTATCGCTTCTAGCTCTTTTGTACTTTAGGGAAACACCCCAATCTAGTTCTCTTCAGATCTCACCTTTCACAGGTCACTCCATCAAACTACCTGATGTAGCAGCATTTACTGCGCTGCCAACAGTTTCATCCATTACTTCGTTCCATAAAATCAATCCACGTCTCCTCAAAAAGTTACTGCCTCAGCTACGCCACATCACATGTACAGTCAGTTTAGAAATGCTCTTCAGTAAGATCCCTCTATTTACGCTCAGCTTTAAAACTGGGGTTACCTCCTCTGTGCTCTAGCACCAGAGTGCGCAAGAGCTTTAGCCTCCTGGCAGAGCATCAGATAATTCACAAGTGTTCAAAGGCATTCAGCCAGGCAAAGAAACTTACCCAGTTGCTTCTGCTtcactctttcccctttccttcctggTAATCGAGAAATGGCTTGTATACAAGACGTGTTTCTATATTCCTCTAGGCTTTGCAGGTCGAACCTGGGGCTGAAGTTATATTCTTTACACTGCAAAAAGTCAAGTCAACCTCATCATCTGGAAAACACACAGACTAATGCAACTGTCACACCAACTCCAAGCCCTGCCGGACAGCTCTTCGCACACCTTATACACCCAGGCCTTGAACACGAGACAGCCTCAGAACACGTCCTCAGATGTCAGTACCTACAACTTCTTCtcgcagaaaaaaaaaaaacagtttctcctAGTTTGATCAACACATGCAAGCTTATTCCAGAGGAATCCTTCAAGACCTGCCATCATAGCAGTCAACCCCTGCCCAAACGAGCCCTTCACAGTcaaaattttattctttcctacTACCATGCAGACTTTTGCAAAGTACCTCATATTTTTGCCTCTCACCCCACTGTAATTTCCAGCAGTCTCTAAGTGAACACACACAGCCACGGTCTATAAAACACCACAAGCAGACTTGACAGCTGCCCTGCATCTGGGGAGCTTCTCGCTGAGAAGTAACAACGCAAAGGGCTCCTAAAACATCATCTCAGTTATAACATCAGTAACTGTTAGGGCCGCTACAGATTTCTCCAAAATGGGATGCTTCCTTTAAACTTAGAAATCGTGGCATAACGTACAGTGATCAGCCCCACCAAATACACACATATCACTCTTACCCTATCCAAATAACAGGGTTTCTAGAACTGTGATCCATATAACCCTCGTCACTGGTGAGGGAATTCTAGCTTCCTCCAGGAATCCACTGAACAGTTCGGTAGAACGATTTCCATTGTGTTCAAAACCAATgtctagcattaaaaaaatagctCCCCACTTCACGCGCGCTTCTCAGCgtgttaaaagtttttttaatgCCGAGATTATCCCTGTGTTTTCTCAGCAAAAGTCTTGATCTCTATTCATGCCCAAGTCTGCTACTGCCATGTTCTGAATTACAGGGATGAAGGAGTTCAAACTTGGAGAGCATTGCCAATTCAAATGAGCAACCCTTAACCATCCGGCAAAAATAAACCAAGACATTAGCAACTTCTCCTCACGCATCCGGCAGTTCGTGAGGTCATCCTGGGGATTTTGCCGCACACATTTAGGAGCTCAAGAAGCGACAACACTTTGATGCAGCTTTAGACCTACAGAGATCACGGCCACTGCTCTTCACAGATCTGTTTGCCTGCTGATGTTGTTCCCTTTCCGCTGCTATCTCGCCTTGTCACTGAGCTGCGGGGATAATAAGATAAAATTAGGACCTGACTCGCAGCACAAGTGCCAGAAACACTACAACAACCGAAAGGCATGAGGCTCACAGGAGAGACAATTAGACTTGGCACTGGAGGACATCATGCTGCACGTATCCATTAATTGGGCAGGTCACGCTGTCCAAAAACCAGTTATTAATCTTCTGACAGTATGAATCTACTACGAAGACTCTCCTAGCTTTGACTTCCCAGATGTGTATGTTTACATCACCAAAAATCTAAGTGTGGTTTACATCCTCATTCTCCCTAAGAAAGCCCCTCCCCAAAGATCAAGAAAGAAATCTCAAGCTATTTTTAGCAGCATTATGTCTAGACACTAAAAAGGACCCAACAAACAGCGTGAAGACGACACTGTGCTTTGACATTTAAGCCACATTTGTGGAGGAGGACGTAATGGAAGCCGAAATTCAGCTCCATCCACCccagagaaaaacaggaataagaaaaatatcaataaaatacttcttaaaaaGTAATCGGACACAGCCAGTAAGACACAAGCCTACTGCTTTATCTGACGCTACTACAGTCTCTTGTGCTAAATAAGAACTCCATCGATACAGCTGCTGTTTTGCCCCACTGATTGCAAATTAGAGATAGATGCTCTCCCCCAAAGCATTAGAAGCGTGCCCTCCCAGAAGGGAGGCCTGGAGGTTGGCTCATACGGATCATAGCTTCATATGGGTCTAGGCACCCTTCCAAGCCAACTTTGCTTCTGGACTTATCGCAAAGCAGTAGCACAGACAGGACCGAGTTAGCCCTAGCTGTTGTCTAAGAAACTTTGCTGGAATAACTGCAGTTACgccagaaaagtaaaaagaattaTCCTCCAGACGGTTGCCAGCGAAGGCTTTCCAAACAGACCAAATAACAGCAACTCCGAGCTCTGCTGATACAGGGGAAAGGAATAACAAGATAACTGTtgtcagtttttctttgttttcaagttGGCTGTAGAACTGTGGCTGAATGTTTGAAAGATGGCAAAACTTAAGCATTCTCTACATCCCTTACAGTAGGGGaacatttttccccccttacCTCCAAAATTAGGTTACTTtgcagaaagcaagaggaaatgcCTACCATCCCTCCTGCTGGAGCACAGAATAGGCACTGAAAAAAGAAGTGGAGCTTTCCTAGAAATGTGATCACATTTAAAATACCCAGCTCTAAATAAACATTAACCACATTCTTTGATGTATTTGCTGGAGATTGCTTTTGAACACAACCTTCTACCCTTGCTCACTCAAATAACTGAATTGGTAAGATCAAACCCAGAAAGAGCTAGTTTGGTCCGGAGTTGCATCCTCCTACACCAACGCTTAAACTAAGCCTTGTCTACTTATTAAAAGCACCATTAGATACTCTGGCATTTTATAAAGGACAGGAGATAAACTTCAAGGCCTGGTTAATGTTCCCTTCTTTAGAAAACAGAGGTTTTAGCATCCCAGATTACAAAAGCTGTTAATGGGTACCTAACAATTTACAGCTGCAAGCCTCTGACTCACTGCTTCCTAAGGTACATTGAAAACATCATCAGGTAAGAGCAGAAGGAGATAATGCTAAAATTTCTCCAAACTGACTCTTCATTAGCCacccatttctttcctttcaagaTAAATTAATATGCTATTAATTACGGGAGCATTCCAACTCCTGAGGCTATTGGGAATCAGACTGTTCCATTAATTAATTCACTAAGTTGCTCTGCTTACATTAGATCCTGGCAGCGGACTGTACCCAACGTGATGCCAAGAAAGCCACAGCTGCTTTCAGCTGTGCTGGTGTTTAGATCTTCCATAGGTAGATAATGCTTCTCAGCAACTATGATTTTAAGAGACCGGGAACAAGACATGAGACTATTCTTAGGAACAAACCTGGCAAGAGTCTCTTGTTCTTACAGGCACCACATGGTATTCCCAGCATGGATATTTATTacggagggagggaaaaagagattTAAGGGGGCTGCAGCTTCTTCTCCTTCCGCACCTCCGGCGGCAGGCTGCTCTCAGTCCCACAAATGCTCCTCCAACTCTCTCCTAAGTCCAGATTTGGAATATACTTACACCACCACTCTAGAAAACCAGAGGTTAAACCCTAGCAAAAGCCTTCTACAGCCCTTCCAAGAAACCGGCTTTTCGTTTCCCATCCATCTCATAagcccttctctgcatctgcccTCGCTAGCGTTTCTCTGCCTCAGACGCGAGCGACAAGGTTCCTATGCGATTTCATCGTATCGTGCAACGGCATTGGTACGTTCCCTGATCCAGCAGGAGACCATCCTTGCCTTTTTCACCCACGTTACTGACTATGATCAATCAGTACATCCAAATGCTCAGGAAGgtgaaactgctttaaaaaattaataataacaataataataataataataatactaaagcATCAAATGACCAGAGACTGCTCCCAAGTGATTCGGGCAGGACAAGATCAGACTTGCAGCAATATCCTAGAACTAATATCCAGTTTGTGGTATTAAGATGCTCATTCCTAGCCTAAGGATATCACTTATCAAAGAAATTGCCTCTGTCTAGGCAGTGCTGAACAGCAGGAACAGAAACTTTCATTCCCTGATTTCGAGATTTTGACCAATTACAAATACCTAAAGCAAACACTTAgtaaatgttttacaaaaatcATTTGAGTCCATGAAATCAAAACTCATCCTCATGGCACTTCTACCTAACATCAAAAATTATCAGTTGCCTTATTGTGTTTCCTTCAGTGTACAGTCCTGCAGGAATGCATGCTGAAAGCCCAGCTAATTAGCCCTCTAATCACAAAAGCAGTTAACTGACTATGCAGATTGGTGGTCACAGCACTATACTCCtaaatatttccctttgacttctgTGTACTTTGATCACATTTAGCAACTTCAAGCAAAAGGTTGACCTAAACCTAAATCAAGCCCTTTATAACCACTGAATCCACCGCCCTTGTTAAAGCGAGAAATCTAAGGCAGGCAATCCAGTTTCTGTTTCCAACCACCACTTGCAGGTCAATCAATTTAGAGATGGTAAGAACAAGAGCTTTTGGGGAATCTCAGGTGAACCATCCACTTAAAAGTGCAGCAACGCAAGCAGGCAATCCGTGTACCCACCCCCCTGCTGTAACACACATACCAGGAACAAAGTTCAGTCACCCACATCCTCCCCAAATAGCTGGTAATTAGATGATCTGAGGGGGTTTCTGTTTCTTGTGGTGAGCTGTGGAGCAAGGCACACGCCAGCCAAACGACAAGCACCTAGACTCTGGACTACGTCAGGTTAAATTTTAGCGCCAACCGGGAGATTAGAGGCAGCAGTTTTGCGCTGCAAACCGTCTATCGGCAAattgaagtaaataaaaataagcacaaggagaatttttttttttaaactattatgaGTTGTCGGGCTAACGTTTTATCTACGCAAACATATTCCTGGCTTGAAATAAGTTACTAATTAGCAAGACAGTGATATACTCCAATTCTAGATAGCCATGTTTTATTTACAGGAATAAGCAATCAATTCAACTGAAGAGCACCAATTCAGACTTGTATATTACCTCTTCTCTGTGACCCCTGGCTCCCATTCCAGTCTTGGAGCAAAGCTTCCAACTTGaagtttaattattattttaaccaGGTAAATTGTCTCAGATGCAACAAACACACCTCTC containing:
- the SZRD1 gene encoding SUZ RNA-binding domain-containing isoform X3, with translation MEDEEVAESWEEAADSGEIDRRLEKKLKITQKERAGSSRLDVATAMGKPFKKKTLKGRNGKSKSPPKVPIVIQDDSLPSGPPPQIRILKRPTTNGVLSNPNSATRPAFPVKSLAQREAEYAEARKRILGSASPEEEQEKPILDRPTRISQPEDTRQPNNVIRQPLGPDGSQGFKQRR
- the SZRD1 gene encoding SUZ RNA-binding domain-containing isoform X1; this encodes MRAEGALVGGGGAGAGGRAHARGAGWRRRRRRRIKMEDEEVAESWEEAADSGEIDRRLEKKLKITQKERKSKSPPKVPIVIQDDSLPSGPPPQIRILKRPTTNGVLSNPNSATRPAFPVKSLAQREAEYAEARKRILGSASPEEEQEKPILDRPTRISQPEDTRQPNNVIRQPLGPDGSQGFKQRR
- the SZRD1 gene encoding SUZ RNA-binding domain-containing isoform X2; the encoded protein is MEDEEVAESWEEAADSGEIDRRLEKKLKITQKERAGSSRLDVATAMGKPFKKKTLKGRNGRKSKSPPKVPIVIQDDSLPSGPPPQIRILKRPTTNGVLSNPNSATRPAFPVKSLAQREAEYAEARKRILGSASPEEEQEKPILDRPTRISQPEDTRQPNNVIRQPLGPDGSQGFKQRR
- the SZRD1 gene encoding SUZ RNA-binding domain-containing isoform X4; its protein translation is MEDEEVAESWEEAADSGEIDRRLEKKLKITQKESRKSKSPPKVPIVIQDDSLPSGPPPQIRILKRPTTNGVLSNPNSATRPAFPVKSLAQREAEYAEARKRILGSASPEEEQEKPILDRPTRISQPEDTRQPNNVIRQPLGPDGSQGFKQRR